The Chordicoccus furentiruminis DNA window ATGATCCTCGGACTCCTCAATGGCGTTATCGTCACCAAGCTGAAAATTCCGTCATTTATTGTAACACTGTGCACGCAGAACTTCTGGGACTATATCGCGCTGACGCTTTGCCCGAACGGTTCTGTCGCGATTGATCTGTCTTTCAGGAAGCAGATCAGCTGGATGACGGAGAAGGTGGCGGGGATTCCGGTGATCTTTCTGATCGCGATTGCATCAGTGATCGTGCTGTACGTGTTTCAGCAGTACACATCTTCGGGACGCGCGATCTTCGCGGTCGGAGCCAATATCCGTTCTGCGAGACTGGCCGGAGTGGATACGGATCTCGCGCAGATCATGGCTTTCGTGGTCAGCGGCGCCTGCAGCTCTCTGGCCGGAGCCCTGTACGCATATAAACAGAAATCCGCCGTCCCCACGATCGGAAGCTCCCTGACACTGTCCGCGATCGCCGCGATCGCACTGGGAGGAACATCGATGGCAGGAGGACGGGGCAGCGTACTCCGGACAGCTCTAGGCGTAGTTACCATCACCGCGATTACCTCCGGCTTGAACATGATGGGAGTTGACCCGCTGTGGAAGGATATCATCATCGGTCTTATCCTGATCGGAGCGGTGTATCTCAATTCCGACACGAAGGGAAGGGATATCATCGTAAAATAAGGACCGATTCTTCTGTGATCCGGACGGCATACCGCTGGCTGGCATGATGCCCACGGCCGATGCTGCGGATGATTTCAGACGGCTGTATTCGACGGGAAGGAGATTATGATGAGAATCACAGGACTGAATCACATTACAATCAATGTCACGGATCTGGAAGCTTCTCTGCGTTTTTACACTGATGTGCTGGAGTTGCAAGAACTGAATGAGATCGATATGGGAGACCATACACTGACTTATTTTGAACTGCCCCAGCATGTCAGATTGGAACTGTTGAATTTCTGTGAAAAAGGACCGGTCATCAGACACAGAGAAAATGCAGTCGGAATCTATCGGCATTTCTGCCTTGAAACGGATGATTTAGAGGAACTGGCTGAACGGTGCAGAAACAGCCATGTCATCATCAGCAAGGAACCTTCTTATGTTGAGAAGCTCGGATGCAGTACCATGCTGCTGATTGATCCGAACGGAGTGGAGATCGAAGCGATACAGAGGTGATCAGGAGGGCTGTCATGAAATATGTGATGGGAATCGATCTGGGAACTTCCAGCACAAAAGCGCTCCTGACAGATCTGGCCGGTCATGAGGCTGGCGTCGGACACGGGAGTTATCCGATTCGGATCCCGCAGGCGTCCTGGGCGGAACAGGATCCTGAATGCTGGATGAAAGCTGTGAAACAGGCCGTCGCAGGTGCATTGAGGGACGCCGGACTGAAGGGCGAGGATGTTCTTGGCATCGGTTTTTCAGGTCAGATGCATGGTGTGGTCGCGCTGGATAAGGAGAAAAATCTTCTGGGTCCGGCTGTGATCCATCTTGATCAGCGGGCGGCGGAGGATCTTCCGGATCTTCGTGAAGCGGCCGGCAATCTGATGAAGGAACAGCTTCTGAATCAGCCGAGTGCGGGCATGATGATCAGTACGCTTTACTGGATGAAGCGTCACCGTCCGGAAATATATGACAGGATCCGATATGTTCTTTCACCGAAGGACTATATCCGGTTCCGTCTTTCCGGAGAACTGGGAACCGATGTGACGGATGCCGGTGCGACGCTGGCCTTCTCTGTCCGGGAACGCAGGTGGTGTACCGAGCTGTT harbors:
- a CDS encoding ABC transporter permease, which encodes MAAKRAKGKTLSDFSQYMVILSVILVFLIFTVLNHNFVSAYSLQNIMIEVSPLILLACGLSFIIFTGGIDLGSGSMVSATCVISGLYVSRFGNWIIPIMLLIGMILGLLNGVIVTKLKIPSFIVTLCTQNFWDYIALTLCPNGSVAIDLSFRKQISWMTEKVAGIPVIFLIAIASVIVLYVFQQYTSSGRAIFAVGANIRSARLAGVDTDLAQIMAFVVSGACSSLAGALYAYKQKSAVPTIGSSLTLSAIAAIALGGTSMAGGRGSVLRTALGVVTITAITSGLNMMGVDPLWKDIIIGLILIGAVYLNSDTKGRDIIVK
- a CDS encoding VOC family protein, yielding MRITGLNHITINVTDLEASLRFYTDVLELQELNEIDMGDHTLTYFELPQHVRLELLNFCEKGPVIRHRENAVGIYRHFCLETDDLEELAERCRNSHVIISKEPSYVEKLGCSTMLLIDPNGVEIEAIQR